From Neisseria musculi, the proteins below share one genomic window:
- a CDS encoding polysaccharide biosynthesis protein, producing the protein MNLETLLALPRNVKKTCFVIHDTLVIFVAFWFAQSLKADYSNEWDSFANWLAFSSTAVLTILLFVRLGLYRAVTRYVSLRILSTAVIGCAVSALVFLLSVLLFEQRLRPVLPVVYFLMLVVLVTSSRIILKAILADRSHRQMAAVIIYGAGQSGRQLLEAVKQVNEYNAVAFVDDNPAIQHTTIYDLPVYRPSEIEDLVKRYGVEKILLAIPSAPQEQRKLIIERLEPLPCEVLAIPGMKDLVDGRISVSSLKKVSVVDLLGRDPVAPRPELMRADLAGKVVLVTGAGGSIGSELCRQIIRCRPAKLLLFELSEFSLYSIDKELNEFQTALGMDIEVVPLLGSVQQRGRLSSIMQAYGVQTVYHAAAYKHVPMVEFNTIEGVRNNVYGTLFCAQAAVEAGVETFVLISTDKAVRPTNTMGASKRMAELCLQALAAEPDMQTRFCMVRFGNVLGSSGSVVPVFEKQIAAGGPVTLTHEDITRYFMTIPEAAQLVIQAGAMGKGGDVFVLDMGESVRIIDLAKQMIRLSGLEVKDGQNPDGDIEIKITGLRPGEKLYEELLIGEEVQKTTHPRIMTANEVMLPWKELSDILNRMDTACNEMNQPGLRQLLLEAPTGFAPTDGICDLVWRQSQKAV; encoded by the coding sequence ATGAACCTGGAAACCCTGCTTGCATTGCCCCGCAATGTCAAAAAAACCTGTTTCGTTATCCACGACACTTTGGTGATTTTCGTGGCTTTTTGGTTTGCCCAAAGCCTGAAAGCCGACTATTCGAACGAGTGGGACAGCTTTGCCAACTGGCTGGCGTTTTCCTCCACCGCCGTGCTGACCATCCTGCTGTTTGTGCGGCTGGGGCTCTACCGCGCCGTTACCCGCTATGTGAGCCTGCGCATTCTCAGCACCGCCGTCATCGGCTGCGCCGTGTCGGCTTTGGTGTTTCTGCTCAGCGTGCTGCTGTTTGAACAGCGGTTGCGGCCGGTTTTGCCGGTGGTGTATTTTCTGATGCTGGTGGTGCTGGTTACCAGCTCGCGCATCATTCTGAAAGCCATACTCGCCGACCGCAGCCACAGACAGATGGCCGCCGTGATTATCTACGGCGCGGGGCAGTCGGGCCGCCAACTGCTCGAGGCGGTCAAACAGGTAAACGAATACAACGCGGTAGCATTTGTCGATGACAACCCCGCCATCCAACACACCACCATCTACGATCTGCCCGTTTACAGGCCGTCTGAAATCGAAGATCTGGTCAAACGCTACGGCGTGGAAAAAATCCTGCTGGCGATTCCCAGCGCGCCGCAGGAGCAGCGCAAATTGATTATCGAACGCCTCGAACCGCTGCCCTGCGAAGTGTTGGCGATTCCCGGCATGAAAGATTTGGTCGATGGCAGAATCAGCGTCAGCTCGCTGAAAAAAGTGTCGGTGGTCGATTTGCTCGGCCGCGACCCCGTTGCTCCGCGCCCCGAGCTGATGCGCGCCGACCTTGCCGGCAAAGTGGTGCTGGTAACCGGCGCGGGCGGCTCCATCGGCTCCGAGCTTTGCCGCCAGATTATCCGCTGTCGCCCCGCCAAGCTGCTGCTGTTTGAATTATCGGAATTTTCGCTTTACAGCATCGACAAAGAGCTCAACGAATTTCAGACGGCTTTGGGCATGGATATCGAAGTGGTGCCGCTGCTGGGTTCGGTGCAGCAGCGCGGCCGCCTCTCCAGTATCATGCAGGCCTACGGCGTGCAGACCGTGTATCACGCCGCCGCCTACAAACACGTGCCGATGGTGGAATTCAACACCATCGAAGGCGTGCGCAACAATGTATACGGCACACTCTTTTGCGCGCAGGCCGCCGTGGAAGCCGGCGTGGAAACCTTTGTGTTGATTTCCACCGACAAAGCGGTGCGCCCCACCAACACCATGGGCGCGAGCAAACGCATGGCCGAGCTTTGCCTGCAGGCGCTGGCTGCCGAGCCGGATATGCAGACCCGCTTCTGCATGGTGCGCTTCGGCAACGTGCTCGGCTCTTCAGGCTCGGTGGTGCCGGTGTTTGAAAAACAAATTGCCGCCGGCGGCCCCGTTACCCTCACCCACGAAGACATCACCCGCTATTTCATGACCATTCCCGAAGCCGCGCAACTGGTGATTCAGGCCGGCGCAATGGGCAAAGGCGGCGATGTGTTTGTGCTCGACATGGGCGAGTCGGTGAGAATCATCGACCTGGCCAAACAGATGATCCGCCTGAGCGGCCTGGAAGTGAAAGACGGCCAAAACCCCGATGGCGACATCGAAATCAAAATCACCGGCCTGCGCCCGGGTGAAAAATTATATGAAGAATTGTTAATCGGCGAAGAAGTGCAGAAAACCACTCATCCCCGCATTATGACCGCCAACGAAGTAATGCTGCCGTGGAAAGAATTATCCGACATACTTAACCGTATGGACACGGCCTGCAACGAGATGAACCAACCCGGGCTGCGCCAACTCTTATTGGAAGCGCCCACCGGCTTTGCTCCCACAGACGGCATCTGCGATCTGGTGTGGCGGCAAAGCCAAAAGGCCGTCTGA
- a CDS encoding polysaccharide export protein, with protein MNIFQPSAIGLSLLALTLAGCTVIPGSGLSARGKTVVYENGESKADTRLNRLISIRPVTPGLIERMEEAPRRALSNPALERQKSAYRYRIGSGDVLNILVWHHPDLNTPAADSPNPDSKQVSNGAWVDEAGYLAYPLAGRIYARGKTLPELQSLLTARLKRYIKNPQVSVNVAEFRSQRVSVSGAVGKPGQLPLTNVPLTLVDAIDQAGGAAANADTDNIKWTHNGTERTVSLQDIRQYGDLSQNLLLGAGDMVYVPTNENSRIYVMGEVGKQASLPLGNYGLTLTQALGNAGGINQVTANASGVFVIRNMPDDREKPIHVYQLNLKDASAYALANRFKLRANDTVFVTAAPVARWNRVVSQVTASISNIYYIDNIFGGQ; from the coding sequence GTGAATATTTTCCAACCCTCAGCCATCGGCTTATCGCTGCTCGCCCTCACTTTGGCCGGCTGCACCGTGATTCCCGGCTCCGGCCTGAGCGCGCGCGGCAAAACCGTGGTGTATGAAAACGGCGAAAGCAAAGCCGACACCCGCCTTAACCGCCTCATCAGCATCCGCCCGGTTACCCCCGGTCTGATTGAGCGCATGGAAGAAGCCCCCCGCCGCGCCCTGTCCAACCCCGCGCTCGAGCGTCAGAAATCGGCCTACCGCTACCGCATCGGCAGCGGCGATGTGCTGAACATTCTGGTTTGGCACCACCCCGACCTGAACACGCCCGCCGCCGACAGCCCCAATCCCGACAGCAAACAGGTGAGCAACGGCGCCTGGGTAGATGAAGCGGGCTACCTGGCCTACCCGCTGGCCGGCAGAATCTACGCGCGCGGCAAAACCCTGCCCGAATTGCAGTCGCTGCTCACCGCGCGCCTCAAACGCTATATCAAAAACCCGCAGGTTTCGGTGAACGTGGCCGAATTCCGCTCGCAGCGCGTTTCCGTATCCGGCGCAGTGGGCAAGCCCGGCCAGCTGCCGCTCACCAATGTACCGCTGACACTGGTCGATGCCATCGACCAGGCCGGCGGAGCCGCCGCCAATGCCGACACCGACAATATCAAGTGGACACACAACGGCACCGAGCGCACCGTATCGCTCCAAGATATCCGCCAATACGGCGATTTATCGCAAAACCTGCTGCTGGGTGCCGGCGACATGGTTTATGTGCCCACCAATGAAAACAGCCGCATTTATGTGATGGGCGAAGTGGGCAAACAGGCATCGCTGCCCTTGGGCAACTACGGCCTCACGCTCACTCAGGCACTGGGCAACGCCGGCGGCATCAATCAGGTTACCGCCAACGCTTCGGGCGTGTTTGTCATCCGCAACATGCCGGACGACCGCGAAAAACCCATACACGTTTACCAGCTCAACCTGAAAGACGCATCGGCCTACGCCCTGGCCAACCGCTTCAAACTGCGCGCCAACGATACGGTGTTTGTTACCGCCGCGCCCGTTGCCCGTTGGAACCGCGTGGTATCGCAGGTTACCGCATCCATCAGCAACATTTACTACATCGACAATATTTTCGGCGGACAATAA
- a CDS encoding low molecular weight protein-tyrosine-phosphatase, with the protein MFQKILIVCVGNICRSPTAERLLQQKMPHLQVFSAGLKAAAGKDADLQAIRTALRHGLIIAGHTARPLTAAMCETADLILVMEPRHIDEVAAVLPAARSKTMLLGQWLPKQHIPDPYGQSDEMFEAVYRLIDEAVEQWAFRLTVRP; encoded by the coding sequence ATGTTTCAGAAAATTTTGATTGTATGCGTAGGCAACATCTGCCGCTCGCCCACCGCAGAGCGGCTGCTGCAGCAGAAGATGCCCCATCTTCAGGTATTTTCGGCAGGGCTTAAGGCAGCGGCCGGCAAAGATGCCGATTTACAGGCCATACGCACCGCCCTGCGGCACGGCCTGATTATCGCAGGCCACACCGCCCGCCCGCTCACGGCGGCCATGTGTGAAACAGCCGATTTGATTCTGGTGATGGAACCGCGCCACATCGATGAAGTGGCCGCCGTTCTGCCCGCCGCCCGCAGCAAAACCATGCTGCTCGGCCAATGGCTGCCCAAGCAGCACATTCCCGACCCCTACGGGCAGTCCGATGAAATGTTTGAAGCCGTGTACCGCCTGATTGATGAGGCTGTGGAGCAATGGGCCTTCAGGCTGACAGTACGCCCTTAA
- a CDS encoding polysaccharide biosynthesis tyrosine autokinase: MAKQYSPYNRPQHNGGEIDVGRQLRNLLHYKYPIAAAVLAGGLLGALYSLAATPVYRADAMLEIETKPNQILTEISNLFAPENGNLTFEAELDLAQSRLVLGKTVDDLQLAQTVTPKYFPVIGNLMHNLSSDIEPELNVHTFEVGQEWLNQTFTLTALGNKLYSLELPDGRTLEGKVGRPLQLSPQSTLQINQILAESGQRFTLVKHSKLSAIENLKQNLTVSSKGKTSPIINLAYKGTEPEKITKILNSIADNYVSQNINRDVQVAASGLAFISSELPRLKATLQDAENRLNEYRRKSGSLDIPVESKGALESLVSIETQITGLRTEEAGLAELYTPEHPTYKAVLDKLAVLEKAKNRINRQIAELPNTQQEVIRLTRDVETNQTTYTQLLSKQQELNIMKASTQGNVWIVDYAAVPELPVAPRKTVITLLSALTAGILAAGWLLIRSALRKGIAGPEEIEQTGMNVAAMIPLSKAQSKHDALSNRFKSLSGSRAGYLLSLEASTDAAVEALRALRTNIYFSMIGAQNNILMITGTSPGVGKSFVAANLAAVMAQSGKKVLLIDADMRKGRLNEMLTASPEKGLSDILEGRLSPGQAVQETAIPNLSFISHGSLPENPSELLLDGRFNTLLSRARQRYDYVVVDTPPVLSVTDANIVGQQADTTLLVARYNATSARELEASAGRLTQSNVKVSGVILNGMRSEGRSGYGYYAAYTHKPKK; encoded by the coding sequence ATGGCAAAACAGTATTCCCCATACAACCGGCCGCAGCACAACGGCGGTGAAATCGATGTGGGCCGGCAGCTCCGCAACCTGCTTCACTATAAATACCCGATTGCCGCCGCCGTGTTGGCCGGCGGCCTTCTGGGCGCGTTATACAGCCTGGCTGCCACACCCGTTTACCGCGCCGATGCCATGCTGGAAATCGAAACCAAGCCAAACCAGATTCTGACCGAAATCAGCAATCTTTTTGCTCCCGAAAACGGCAACCTCACCTTTGAAGCCGAGCTCGATTTGGCACAATCGCGGCTGGTGCTGGGTAAAACCGTTGACGATCTCCAACTGGCGCAAACCGTTACCCCGAAATACTTTCCCGTTATCGGCAATTTGATGCACAACCTCAGCAGCGACATCGAGCCCGAGTTAAACGTGCACACTTTCGAAGTCGGGCAGGAATGGTTGAACCAAACCTTCACCCTCACCGCGCTGGGCAACAAGCTCTACAGCTTAGAGCTGCCCGACGGGCGCACACTTGAAGGCAAAGTCGGCCGCCCGCTGCAACTCAGCCCGCAATCAACGCTTCAGATCAATCAGATTCTGGCCGAAAGCGGCCAACGCTTCACGCTGGTAAAGCATTCGAAATTGAGCGCAATCGAAAACCTCAAACAGAATCTGACCGTGTCGAGCAAAGGCAAAACCAGCCCGATTATTAATCTGGCCTACAAAGGAACCGAGCCGGAAAAAATCACCAAAATCCTCAACAGCATCGCCGATAACTATGTCAGCCAAAACATCAACCGCGATGTTCAGGTGGCCGCCAGCGGTTTGGCCTTCATCAGCAGCGAGCTGCCGCGCCTGAAAGCCACCTTGCAGGATGCCGAAAACAGGCTCAACGAATACCGCAGAAAAAGCGGCTCTCTGGATATTCCTGTTGAATCAAAAGGCGCGCTCGAAAGCCTGGTCAGCATCGAAACCCAGATTACCGGGTTGCGCACCGAAGAAGCGGGGCTGGCCGAACTTTACACTCCCGAACACCCCACTTATAAAGCCGTGCTCGACAAACTGGCCGTGCTGGAAAAAGCCAAAAACAGAATCAACCGCCAAATTGCCGAGCTTCCCAACACCCAGCAGGAAGTTATCCGCCTCACCCGCGATGTCGAAACCAACCAAACCACCTACACCCAATTATTGAGCAAGCAGCAGGAGCTCAACATTATGAAAGCCAGCACCCAGGGCAATGTGTGGATAGTGGATTATGCCGCCGTGCCCGAATTGCCCGTTGCCCCCCGCAAAACCGTGATCACCCTGCTGAGCGCCCTCACCGCCGGCATACTCGCCGCCGGCTGGCTGCTGATACGCTCCGCCCTTCGCAAAGGCATTGCCGGCCCTGAAGAAATCGAACAAACGGGCATGAATGTAGCGGCAATGATTCCGCTTTCCAAAGCCCAAAGCAAACACGATGCCCTCAGCAACCGGTTTAAATCACTCTCAGGCAGCCGCGCCGGCTATCTGTTAAGCCTGGAAGCCTCCACCGATGCAGCCGTGGAAGCCCTGCGCGCCCTGCGCACCAACATCTATTTCTCAATGATCGGCGCCCAAAACAATATCCTGATGATTACCGGCACCTCTCCGGGCGTAGGCAAATCATTTGTGGCTGCCAACCTGGCTGCCGTCATGGCTCAATCAGGCAAAAAAGTGCTGCTGATTGATGCCGATATGCGCAAAGGCCGTCTGAACGAAATGCTGACCGCCTCCCCCGAAAAAGGTTTGTCCGACATTTTGGAAGGCCGGCTCTCTCCCGGCCAGGCCGTTCAAGAAACCGCCATACCCAACCTCAGCTTCATCAGCCACGGCTCATTGCCCGAAAACCCTTCGGAGCTTCTGCTTGACGGCCGCTTCAACACACTCTTGAGCCGCGCCCGCCAACGGTATGACTATGTAGTGGTGGATACCCCGCCGGTGTTGTCGGTAACCGATGCCAACATTGTCGGCCAACAGGCCGACACCACCCTGCTGGTGGCGCGCTACAACGCCACCTCTGCCCGCGAGCTCGAAGCCAGCGCCGGCAGATTAACGCAGAGCAATGTAAAAGTAAGCGGCGTCATACTCAACGGCATGCGCAGCGAAGGCCGCAGCGGCTACGGCTATTACGCTGCCTATACCCACAAGCCAAAAAAATAA
- a CDS encoding zinc-finger domain-containing protein: protein MNDHNVMTVTPYDLPLHCSGPQNEVWNGHPRVFLPIQSNGAIECPYCGVVYRLAGEAKGHH, encoded by the coding sequence ATGAACGACCACAATGTGATGACCGTTACTCCGTATGATTTGCCGCTGCATTGCTCCGGCCCGCAAAATGAAGTGTGGAACGGTCACCCGCGTGTGTTTCTGCCTATTCAGTCGAACGGCGCTATAGAGTGTCCGTATTGCGGTGTGGTGTACCGATTGGCGGGAGAGGCAAAGGGGCATCATTGA
- a CDS encoding LapA family protein, which yields MKIFYTIIKIIILLIFLILAIGNTQSVQFFYLPAQSLNVPLIVVLFGAFVIGSVFGLFALFGRLLSLRGENNRLRTEIKKSARAAAANPAVPPPAPPKHKE from the coding sequence ATGAAAATATTTTACACCATCATTAAAATCATCATCTTGTTGATATTCTTAATTCTTGCCATTGGCAACACGCAGAGTGTGCAGTTTTTCTACCTACCCGCCCAAAGTCTGAACGTGCCGCTGATTGTGGTGTTATTCGGCGCTTTCGTTATCGGTTCGGTGTTCGGCCTGTTTGCGCTCTTCGGCCGCCTGCTATCCCTGCGCGGCGAAAACAACCGTCTGCGCACCGAAATCAAAAAATCTGCCCGCGCCGCTGCTGCCAACCCCGCTGTGCCACCGCCCGCGCCGCCGAAACACAAGGAATAG
- the lapB gene encoding lipopolysaccharide assembly protein LapB encodes MENEIWILLLPIILLPVFFAMGWFAARVDMKTVLRQAKTVPGGFYKSLDALVDRNSGKAARELAEVTDQQPQSYDLNLTLGKLYRQRGENDKAINMHRALLDSPDTVGDKRSRVLFELGLNYQSAGLVDRAEQILTGLQNGNMAKEACQVLLSIYQQDRDWEKAIETAQLLSHNEQTYQFEIAQFYCELAQTALFQSDFDTARHHVENALNANKKCTRANMILGDIEQKQGHYAAAVEAYTAIEKQNHAYLSMVGERLYDAYDAQGRPQEGLGVLIGYMHTFPQLDLINVIYDKSLLLNGEAAANQTAVDLVRKKPDLGGVYRLLGLQLSGLPPEWKADADMIRAVVGRQLQKAVMYRCRNCHFKSQVFFWHCPACNKWETFTPNRIEV; translated from the coding sequence ATGGAAAACGAAATCTGGATTCTGCTGCTGCCGATTATCCTTTTGCCGGTTTTCTTCGCAATGGGCTGGTTCGCTGCACGGGTCGATATGAAAACCGTGCTCAGGCAGGCTAAAACCGTTCCAGGCGGTTTTTATAAAAGCCTTGACGCCCTGGTTGACCGTAACAGCGGCAAAGCCGCCCGCGAGCTGGCCGAAGTTACCGACCAGCAACCGCAGTCTTACGATCTGAATCTCACGCTGGGCAAACTTTACCGCCAACGAGGCGAAAACGACAAAGCCATCAATATGCACAGGGCCTTGCTTGATTCTCCGGACACCGTGGGCGACAAGCGCAGCCGAGTACTGTTTGAGCTGGGCTTGAATTACCAGAGTGCCGGCTTGGTTGACCGCGCCGAACAGATACTGACCGGCCTGCAAAACGGCAACATGGCCAAAGAAGCCTGCCAAGTGCTGCTGAGCATCTACCAGCAAGACCGCGACTGGGAAAAAGCCATCGAAACCGCGCAACTGTTGAGCCACAACGAGCAAACCTACCAATTTGAAATCGCCCAATTCTATTGCGAACTGGCGCAGACCGCCCTGTTTCAATCCGATTTTGACACTGCCCGCCACCATGTGGAAAACGCTTTGAACGCCAACAAAAAGTGCACCCGCGCCAATATGATTTTGGGCGACATCGAACAAAAACAGGGGCATTATGCCGCCGCCGTTGAAGCCTACACCGCCATTGAGAAACAAAACCACGCCTACCTGAGCATGGTCGGCGAACGGCTTTACGATGCCTACGATGCACAAGGCAGGCCGCAGGAAGGATTGGGCGTGCTTATCGGCTATATGCACACTTTTCCGCAACTTGATCTCATCAATGTGATTTACGACAAATCACTACTGCTTAACGGCGAAGCCGCCGCCAACCAAACCGCCGTGGATTTGGTTCGGAAAAAACCCGATCTCGGCGGCGTTTACCGCCTGCTCGGCCTGCAACTGAGCGGCCTGCCTCCCGAATGGAAAGCCGATGCCGACATGATACGCGCAGTTGTCGGCCGCCAACTGCAAAAAGCCGTGATGTACCGCTGCCGCAACTGCCACTTCAAATCACAAGTATTCTTTTGGCACTGCCCCGCATGCAACAAATGGGAAACTTTTACCCCCAACCGCATCGAGGTATAA
- the pdxA gene encoding 4-hydroxythreonine-4-phosphate dehydrogenase PdxA has product MPLPVIAVTSGEPSGIGPDICLDLPAAVLPCRPVVLGDKAMLQARADKLGKAVVLRDFTPAAEPEEGVLEVLHIPLRMPCRAGRLNVANAAYVIELLDTAYKGIQNGTFSAMVTAPLHKGIINDAGMPFSGHTEYLAEKSAAKQVVMMLAGGGLRVALATTHLPLKDVAAAITQPQLESVAKIVHCGLQKKFGITSPRIFVAGLNPHAGEGGHLGREEIDIIIPALDSLRAQGIDVRGPYPADTLFQPFMLKDADAVLAMYHDQGLPVLKYAGFGKGVNITLGLPFVRTSVDHGTALDLAGTGKADSGSLMVAAATALEMARHTAAKPKNGNLITIKNKRKTKPNGKPSQTEDQAAQDLKVD; this is encoded by the coding sequence GGTATCGGCCCCGATATCTGTCTCGACCTGCCCGCTGCCGTCCTGCCTTGCCGCCCGGTGGTGCTGGGCGATAAAGCCATGTTGCAGGCGCGTGCCGATAAATTGGGCAAAGCCGTTGTCCTGAGGGATTTCACTCCTGCCGCCGAGCCGGAGGAGGGGGTGTTGGAAGTGCTGCATATTCCTTTGAGAATGCCCTGCAGGGCAGGCCGTCTGAACGTTGCCAACGCAGCCTATGTGATTGAGTTGCTCGACACTGCCTATAAAGGTATCCAAAACGGCACATTTTCCGCAATGGTAACTGCGCCGCTGCACAAAGGCATTATCAATGATGCCGGTATGCCTTTTTCGGGCCATACCGAATATCTGGCCGAAAAAAGTGCTGCCAAGCAGGTGGTGATGATGTTGGCGGGCGGCGGTTTGCGTGTGGCACTGGCCACTACCCATCTGCCGCTTAAAGACGTGGCCGCTGCTATCACGCAGCCGCAACTCGAATCGGTGGCGAAAATTGTGCATTGCGGGCTGCAAAAAAAATTCGGTATCACCTCCCCGCGCATTTTTGTGGCAGGATTAAACCCCCACGCAGGCGAGGGCGGCCATCTCGGCCGCGAAGAAATCGATATCATTATCCCCGCGCTCGACAGCTTGCGCGCACAAGGTATAGACGTGCGCGGCCCTTATCCGGCCGACACCCTGTTTCAGCCGTTTATGCTGAAAGATGCCGATGCTGTGTTGGCCATGTATCACGATCAGGGGTTGCCTGTGTTGAAATACGCCGGTTTCGGCAAAGGGGTGAACATCACGCTGGGCTTGCCGTTTGTGCGCACATCTGTTGATCACGGCACTGCACTGGATTTGGCAGGAACAGGTAAAGCCGATTCCGGCAGCTTGATGGTGGCGGCTGCCACTGCGCTGGAAATGGCTCGGCATACAGCTGCTAAACCGAAAAACGGCAATCTCATAACAATAAAAAACAAACGGAAAACCAAGCCAAACGGAAAACCAAGCCAAACGGAAGACCAAGCCGCGCAAGATTTGAAAGTTGATTAA